Proteins from one Arcobacter sp. F155 genomic window:
- a CDS encoding MetQ/NlpA family ABC transporter substrate-binding protein codes for MLKNILKLALLGAVALGFVACTGSEEPKEEAKKVIKVGATPVPHSEILEVVKPLLKAKGYELEIVEFTDYVTPNIAVDEGQLDANFFQHTPYLVEFNKSKNTKLVKTVNVHLEPMGLYSNKIKSLDELADGATIAVPNDPTNGSRALDVLVKEGLLKFKDVQFKTAIDIIENPKNLKIKELDAPQLPRVLDEVDAAIINTNYALAADLNPTKDALVIESKDSPYANILVVREGNENKDYIKALDEVLTSKEVKEFIATKYKGSIVEAF; via the coding sequence ATGTTAAAAAATATTTTAAAATTAGCATTACTTGGTGCAGTAGCACTTGGGTTTGTTGCTTGTACAGGTTCTGAAGAACCAAAAGAAGAAGCAAAAAAAGTTATCAAAGTTGGAGCTACTCCAGTTCCTCACTCAGAGATTTTAGAAGTTGTTAAACCACTTTTAAAAGCTAAAGGTTATGAGTTAGAAATCGTTGAGTTTACTGATTATGTTACTCCAAATATTGCAGTTGATGAAGGGCAATTAGATGCAAACTTCTTCCAGCACACTCCATATTTAGTTGAGTTTAATAAATCAAAAAATACTAAATTAGTTAAAACTGTAAATGTTCACTTAGAGCCAATGGGATTGTACTCTAATAAAATCAAGTCACTTGATGAGTTAGCTGATGGTGCAACTATTGCAGTACCAAACGACCCAACAAATGGAAGTAGAGCTTTAGATGTATTAGTTAAAGAGGGTTTATTAAAATTCAAAGATGTTCAGTTCAAAACTGCAATTGATATTATTGAAAACCCAAAAAACTTAAAAATCAAAGAATTAGATGCTCCTCAATTACCAAGAGTTCTTGATGAAGTAGATGCTGCAATTATTAATACAAACTATGCTTTAGCTGCTGATTTAAATCCTACTAAAGATGCACTAGTAATTGAGTCAAAAGATTCTCCATATGCTAATATTTTAGTTGTAAGAGAAGGTAATGAAAACAAAGATTATATCAAAGCATTAGATGAAGTATTAACGTCAAAAGAGGTTAAAGAGTTTATTGCTACTAAATATAAAGGTTCTATTGTAGAAGCTTTCTAA
- a CDS encoding uracil-DNA glycosylase family protein: MFHHFHPYKPYLNKDTKKIIVGTLPPPRFCKKEFKKEDVNFCYGSKDNLLWQTLDKIYSLNLLFDNSQEAVIQRKEFLDKNQIGICDIVDSCKREKVDASDLGMSEIVLRDMLNYLVEYKTIDTLIFTGGNSKNGPEYFLRQILKKQNIKFELVCSNIPKQHKFIFDNREIKTISLTSPSNAANRYIGSNRLYKERKLQNPDYTTFDFRLEQYEKVFKTT; encoded by the coding sequence TTGTTTCATCACTTTCATCCTTATAAACCCTACTTAAATAAAGATACAAAAAAGATTATTGTAGGTACTTTGCCACCTCCAAGATTTTGTAAAAAAGAGTTTAAAAAAGAGGATGTAAACTTTTGTTATGGTTCAAAAGATAACCTTTTATGGCAGACCTTAGATAAGATTTATTCATTAAACTTACTCTTTGATAATAGCCAAGAAGCAGTTATTCAAAGAAAAGAGTTTTTAGATAAAAATCAAATTGGTATTTGTGATATTGTAGATTCATGCAAAAGAGAGAAAGTAGATGCAAGTGATTTAGGTATGAGTGAGATTGTTTTAAGAGATATGCTTAACTATTTAGTTGAATACAAAACTATAGATACTCTTATTTTTACAGGAGGAAACTCAAAAAATGGTCCAGAATATTTTTTAAGACAGATACTTAAAAAACAAAATATAAAATTTGAACTTGTTTGCTCAAATATTCCAAAACAACATAAATTTATCTTTGATAATAGAGAAATAAAAACTATTTCTCTTACTTCTCCATCAAATGCAGCTAATAGATATATTGGTTCAAACAGACTCTACAAAGAAAGAAAACTACAAAATCCAGACTATACTACTTTTGATTTTAGATTAGAACAATATGAAAAGGTTTTCAAAACTACTTAA
- a CDS encoding methionine ABC transporter permease: protein MVDILLPALGETVYMSFVSTFFAVVIGFLLAIVLILTSKGGLRENLKLYTILDVVINTLRSFPFIILMIVLFPLTKFLIGKSIGTTAAIIPLTIGAAPFIARLIESAFKEVDKGVIEAAKSFGASDWQIIFKVMLVEALPSIVSAITLTLITVIGFSAMAGAVGGGGLGDVAIKYGYYRFQTDTMLYTVVILIALVQLVQSTGDYIYKITKK from the coding sequence ATGGTTGATATTTTATTACCAGCACTTGGTGAAACTGTATATATGTCTTTTGTTTCTACATTTTTTGCAGTAGTAATTGGGTTTCTTTTAGCAATTGTTCTAATTCTTACTTCAAAAGGTGGATTAAGAGAGAACTTAAAACTATATACAATATTAGATGTTGTGATTAATACATTAAGATCTTTTCCATTTATTATCTTAATGATTGTTTTATTTCCTCTTACAAAGTTTTTAATAGGAAAAAGTATTGGTACAACAGCAGCTATTATTCCACTTACAATTGGGGCAGCTCCTTTTATAGCTAGACTTATTGAGAGTGCATTTAAAGAAGTAGATAAAGGTGTTATTGAAGCTGCAAAATCATTTGGTGCAAGTGATTGGCAAATTATCTTTAAAGTGATGCTTGTAGAAGCATTACCTAGTATAGTTTCAGCTATTACTTTAACACTAATTACAGTTATTGGTTTTTCTGCTATGGCAGGAGCTGTTGGTGGTGGAGGTTTAGGAGATGTAGCTATTAAATATGGTTACTACAGATTCCAAACAGACACAATGTTATATACAGTAGTTATATTAATTGCCTTAGTTCAATTAGTACAAAGTACTGGTGATTATATTTATAAAATAACTAAAAAATAA